The Edwardsiella tarda ATCC 15947 = NBRC 105688 region CGCCCGGGGCCATGTTCGTGATTATCTTGCTGAACTCGCTGGCCTATATGCCGACACTGGGGCTGGCGAATAGCATCTCCTATTATCGCTTGCAGAGTGCCGGTAGGGATATTGTGCGTGAGTTCCCGCCGATCCGTATCTGGGGCACCATCGGTTTCATCTTGGCGATGTGGGGCGTCAGTTTCGCCGGCTTTGAGTTGAGCCATATGCAACTGTATATCGGTGCGCTGGTCTCGTTGCTGCTGAGCCTATTCGCGCTGACGCTGCCGACGATCCCGGTGGCCCACCGTCAAGCACAGCAAGGGTGGGTGGCGATGCTGGGGTTAGACGCCTTCAGCCTGTTTAAGAATACGCGTATGGCGGTCTTCTTCATCTTTGCCATGTTGCTGGGCGCCGAGTTGCAGATCACCAACATGTTCGGCAACCCATTCCTGCATAGCTTCGATCAGAACCCGGTATTTAGCGGCAGCTTTATCGTCGAGCATGCCTCGGTGCTGTTGTCGCTCTCGCAGATCTCTGAGACGGTGTTTATCCTGACCATCCCGTTCTTCCTGAGCCGTTATGGCATCAAGAATGTGATGCTGATGAGCATGGTGGCTTGGATGCTGCGTTTCGGCCTGTTTGCCTATGGCGATCCGTCGCCGTTCGGTACCGTGCTGTTGGCGCTGTCGATGATCGTCTATGGCTGTGCCTTCGACTTCTTCAACATCTCCGGCTCGGTGTTTGTCGATCAAGAGGTGAAGCCGGCCATCCGCGCCAGTGCGCAGGGCATGTTCCTGATGATGTCCAGTGGATTAGGGGCGATCTTGGGTGGACTGGTCAGCGGCAAGGTGGTTGAGCTGTATAGTCACGCTGACGGCGCCACCGATTGGCGGATGGTATGGCTGATCTTTGCCGCCTACTCGGTGTTGTTGGCCATCATTTTCTCCTTCCTGTTCCGTTACCATCATCAGCGGCCAGCGGGGGTGCCGTCGGACGCCTGACAAGGACGCACCGAGGCGGCGGCGCATTCACTGTCCGTCGCCACGCTGGGATTGGGCTACGCTTGGCTGCGTTAGGGTGAGCCGAATTCTGCGGAGGAGCGATGACGATTGTACCGTTGGATGAGACCATGATGCGTCTGTGGGTGGGGCTGCGCGCCCAGTTAGCACCACAGACGCCGTTGAGCCAGCAGTGGCTCGAAGGGTGTGCCTTGCTGGATGCCGAGCCCTTTATGGCGTTTCTGGCATTAGGTCAGCAGGGGGAGGGGCTGGGATTTATCGAGCTGGCATTGCAAGCGGATACGCTGCATCGTCAGGCACCGGCCCAGTTGCGTTTAGGCTGCCTGTTTGTCCTGCCGGAGCGGCGTTTACAGGGGGTCGCGACCGAGCTGGTAGCGGTGGCCTGCGCCTGGGGGCGGCAACATGGCTGTGACGAGCTGGTGTCGGAGGTCAGCTTAGACGATCGGGGACAGCAGCAGATGCATCAGGCGTTGGGTTTTACGCCGGGAGCGCGGCGGGTGCGTTACCGCTTGCCGCTCGCGTGAAGCACGCCGCGCACCGGGCGCGGCGTGTCAGAGGGGTTAGGCCAGGCTAGCCAGCGGGCGGGATCCGTGGCGGCGCGCGCTGTGGATCCAGGTGTAGGAGCCCATCACGGCGATGGCCGTCAACAGGATGTACTCCAGCGACATGGCGTAGACGCCTTGGATCGCGTAGATCACCACGCTGATGACGTCGATCACCACCCACAGCAGCCAGTTTTCGACATACTTGCGGGTCATCAGCACCATCGCGGCGATGGAGAGGACCAGCATGGTGGAGTCCCAGAGCGGGAAGGCATCCGGCTGCAGCTCCGGCATTACCACGTTGGCACCCATGCCTTGCAGCAGATCGATGGCGATGCGGGTGAGCACGGCGAATACCGGGTCGATGAAGCGCGTCATCAGGGCGATGGCGACCAGGCAGACCAGCGTCAGGGTCAGCGCCTTACCACGCGACAGCCAGCGAACCTTAAGCGCGGCCTCGTTATCGGCATTCTGGCGGCTCCAGGCATACCAGCCATAAATATTGGCGGCGAAGAAGAACACCTGCAGCAACAGGCTGGCATACAGCTGGATCTGGAAGAAGATGGCGGCGAACAGGGTGACGTTAATCAGCCCGAACAGATAGTTGATGATCTTCTCCTTGCTGGCGAACCAGATGCACAGCAGGCCGAACAGGGTACCGATCGCCTCGATCCAAGAGAGAGCATAGCCACCCTCGCCGAGTGGAATGTTAACCATCACATTGTTAATGCTAAAGAAATCCATCATCAATTCTCCTTGTTATGATCCAGACGGATGGCGTGCAGGGCGAGTTCGATCTCCCGCGCCTCGCCGCGCAGGCTACAGGCTTCCTGCTGCTGATAATCGTTGATGCCTTGCTCCAGCTCGGCGTTGTGGGTCACCACGACGTTGAGGATGGAGGCGGTACGTAGGCCGCGTAGCGCGCCAACGACCATCAACGGGGCCGTCTCCATGTCGGCGGCCAGGATGCCGCGCGCCGACCATTCGGCATCCAACTGCATCTCGCGATCGGTATAGAAGCTGTCGTGACTGCGTACGTAGCCGCAGTGTGCCGGGTAGCCTAGGCGCGCGGCTTCGCGTCGTAGTAACTCGACGAGCCCCTGATCGGCGCAGGCCGGATAGGCGGCGGGGGCATAGGCGTGGCTGGTGCCCTCGTCGCGTACGGCGGCGTTGGCGATCACCAGATCCCCCAGCGCCATGGCGTCTTGCAGGGCGCCGCAACTCCCGATGCGGATCAGGGTATCGACGCCGATACGCCGCAACTCCTCGACGGCGATGGCGGTGGAGGGGCCGCCGATACCGGTGGAGAGCACGAGGATCTCAATACCGTGGAAATAGCCGCGTAGGGCGCGGTATTCGCGGTTTTGCCCCAATGGCTCGACGTCATCCAGGAAGCGGGCGACATGTTCTACGCGTTGCGGATCGCCGGGCAATAAGGCGTAACGCGCCTGGGTCATGGCCCGGCTCAGGCGAATATGCGGTTGTAGTTCCATCGGGTTCCTTATGACTCTGGATGATAGGCCGCTGCACCTGGCAGGCCAGCCTCACGCTGTAGACGCGCCGCGTCTAGCAGGATAATGCTCTCGCCTTCGACGGCGATGATCTGCTGTTCCTTCAGCGTAAACAGGATGCGATTGATGCTACGCATGGCGGCGGCGAACTCGAGGCTGAGTTGCTGCTTGTCCAGCGTGATGCGATCGTGCCCCTGTTGGTTAAAACGTTGCCACAACGCCAGCGCAACCCGTTGTTGCAGGGTATACAGGCTGTCGGCGCCCGCCTTGGCGGACAAGTGGTAATACTGCTGGCTGCTGGTGCGCAATATGCGTTGATTAAAATGGTTATCCAGCGCCAGCCAACGGTGGAAGTCTTCCCGGTTGAGTCGTAACAGCTGCGTCTCACGGGTGGCTTCGACCGAGCAAATATAGGGGCGTTGTTCAAATATTTCCAACTCCCCCAAGATGTCTCCCTGGTGGTAGCGTGCTTGCCGATAACGGCGTCCGTCCTCGGCCTCAAAGAAAATGTCTGCTTCTCCCTGAAGTATTAGCCAAAAGTGTTGGCAGGTGTCTCCTTGGCGGCAGATTAGTTCGCCGGGAGCGACGGTTTGTCCAATCCAGCTGCGCATGACACTCAGCGGACAATTTTTTACCCACTCGTATAAGACGGCGTTGCGGGTGACGAGCTCGACGAGGCTTAACCAGGTCTCGTTCTGCAGAGTGTGTTTGACTTTGAACACTATAGGTTTTCCTTCAATTCACGGACAGGACGCCCGTCCGCACTCACCATGATAGCGGGAGAAAAAGTGTCGATGGGTTCTGATATTACACATCCGCCCGGGACAAATGTCTCGGGCGGAGAGAAAGGGAGAGTAATGTGTGATGGCGATCGGCTTTCACCCATCGCCAGTGTGGAGCGCGGGTTAGATCAGGGCGATCAGTAATAGCAGCCCGACCAACATGACGGGAGCGGTACGTTTGACCAGATCGAGGGGCGAGACACCGACCATGCCGGCGACCACGATGGCCGCGGCGGAGAGTGGCGAGGCGGTGCGCCCCAGGTAGCTGGCGAAGGCGGCGGCGGTACCCAGATTAGTGCCATCCATGCCAAAGGCGGCGGCATGGGGGGTGATCGCCTCGTTGAAGGCATAGGCCGCCGCATCACCGGAGCCGATCACGATGGCCATCAGGAAGGGGCCGATGGTGCCGCCGAAACGGGCGGCCTGCGGGTAGTCGATCAGTAGGGTCTTGGCCGCCTCGATCAGGCCAATGGCGTTGAGGCCGGCGACAAAGACCCCGGCGCAGATGATGATGCCGAATACGTCGCTGTAAGCCTTGCCCATACCGTCGAAGAAGGCCGGGATCGCCTTGCCGGGATGGGTCCGGGTGACCAGCAGGGTGGCGAGGATGCCCCACATCACCGCCTGCGGTACCCCCATCTTCAGCCAGGCGACGCCGCCGAAGGCACCGAGCATCAGCAGGGTGACGGGCAGCAGCGGCATCAGCGCGGCCAGTAGGTTGATCGGCTGGTGGTCGGCCTGGATGTCGCTCTCCAGCGTCGAGTGGTAGCCCTTGTGTTCGCGACGTAACAGGGCGGTCAGGGTCATGCCGACCATGATCAGCAGCCCCAACCACACCACGGTCATGGCGCGTGAGGCGATGATGGTCATCACGTCGCCACCGACGATCTTGGCGACTAACGCCATATGGGGGCTACCGGGGTTCAGCAGGCTGGCGCCGAAGGTTCCGGCCAAGACCGAGGCCCCGGCCATCACCGGGTGGATGCCCGCCGCCAGTTGTAGCGGGATCATGGTGATACCGGCCGCCGCCGCCGCTCCGGCCGCACTAGGCAGCGCCAGCTGGACGAAGGTGGTCAGCAGGATGGTGCCGGGGATCAGCAGCAGCCCTACACGGCGTAGCGGAACACTCAGTAGACGCACCAGATGGCGATCGCAGCCGGTAAACTTCATCACGGTGGCGAAGCCGATGGCGGAGAGGATCGCCTGGATCAGCCCTTCGGACACCATCTTCTGGGCGAAGCTGTTCATCGCCGCCATCGGATCGGCGGCCAGTAGGCACATCAACAGGCCGGAGAACAGCAGGACGGTACGGGTATCCTGGCGCTTGATCAGCAGGATGATCGTCACGATCAGGATCGCGATGCCGACAAGAATTAACATGACTTACTCCCCATGATGAGGTTGGTAGATAAGGTGGTGTCCCGCCTCGGGGCTGGGCTCTCGCTCCAGGCGGGCGCGCAACGCATCAAACTCCGCCAGCCACTGCGCGCGCCAGCGCGTCTTGAGCGCCTCCGGTTGCCAGCAGGCATCGATACCGTTGGCCAGCAGGTGGCGCACACCATCGAGATCGAAGCCAAACTCCTCCACCATCACCCGGTAACATTCGGCGCCGTTGGTGTCGTGCATATGCCAGTCGTCGGTCGCCGGGATCAGGGTGAGGCCGGCCTGCGCCATGCGGCGGATCGGGTGATGACGTCGCCAGTCGTCGTGATCGGGCCAGCACTTGAGGAAATAGGTATTGCTCGGCACCACGGTAAAGGGGATGCCGGCACGGGCGTAGCGCGCCAGCAGTGCGGGGTTGTCGATGATGCTATAGCCGTGGTCGATGCGTTCCAGCTGGAGCAGATCCAGGCCACTCTCCACGTTGCGCCAGTGTAGGCCGAACTCGCTACAGTGGCCGGTCAGGCGCAGACCGCCGTGTTGCGCGAGACGGTAGGCTTTCCAGAAGTGCTCGATCGGCGCGTCGTGTTCACGGTAGTCGATGCCGATCCCGGCCACCAGCGGATGGGGATGGGCCAATACGGTCT contains the following coding sequences:
- a CDS encoding nucleoside permease; its protein translation is MNLTLQLKILSFLQFGLWGCWLTTLGSYMFATLKFDGTAIGAIYSSQGIAALFMPALLGIVADKWISAKWVYALCHLVNAITLFLAAQVTTPGAMFVIILLNSLAYMPTLGLANSISYYRLQSAGRDIVREFPPIRIWGTIGFILAMWGVSFAGFELSHMQLYIGALVSLLLSLFALTLPTIPVAHRQAQQGWVAMLGLDAFSLFKNTRMAVFFIFAMLLGAELQITNMFGNPFLHSFDQNPVFSGSFIVEHASVLLSLSQISETVFILTIPFFLSRYGIKNVMLMSMVAWMLRFGLFAYGDPSPFGTVLLALSMIVYGCAFDFFNISGSVFVDQEVKPAIRASAQGMFLMMSSGLGAILGGLVSGKVVELYSHADGATDWRMVWLIFAAYSVLLAIIFSFLFRYHHQRPAGVPSDA
- the dcuC gene encoding C4-dicarboxylate transporter DcuC → MLILVGIAILIVTIILLIKRQDTRTVLLFSGLLMCLLAADPMAAMNSFAQKMVSEGLIQAILSAIGFATVMKFTGCDRHLVRLLSVPLRRVGLLLIPGTILLTTFVQLALPSAAGAAAAAGITMIPLQLAAGIHPVMAGASVLAGTFGASLLNPGSPHMALVAKIVGGDVMTIIASRAMTVVWLGLLIMVGMTLTALLRREHKGYHSTLESDIQADHQPINLLAALMPLLPVTLLMLGAFGGVAWLKMGVPQAVMWGILATLLVTRTHPGKAIPAFFDGMGKAYSDVFGIIICAGVFVAGLNAIGLIEAAKTLLIDYPQAARFGGTIGPFLMAIVIGSGDAAAYAFNEAITPHAAAFGMDGTNLGTAAAFASYLGRTASPLSAAAIVVAGMVGVSPLDLVKRTAPVMLVGLLLLIALI
- a CDS encoding Crp/Fnr family transcriptional regulator: MFKVKHTLQNETWLSLVELVTRNAVLYEWVKNCPLSVMRSWIGQTVAPGELICRQGDTCQHFWLILQGEADIFFEAEDGRRYRQARYHQGDILGELEIFEQRPYICSVEATRETQLLRLNREDFHRWLALDNHFNQRILRTSSQQYYHLSAKAGADSLYTLQQRVALALWQRFNQQGHDRITLDKQQLSLEFAAAMRSINRILFTLKEQQIIAVEGESIILLDAARLQREAGLPGAAAYHPES
- the pnuC gene encoding nicotinamide riboside transporter PnuC; its protein translation is MDFFSINNVMVNIPLGEGGYALSWIEAIGTLFGLLCIWFASKEKIINYLFGLINVTLFAAIFFQIQLYASLLLQVFFFAANIYGWYAWSRQNADNEAALKVRWLSRGKALTLTLVCLVAIALMTRFIDPVFAVLTRIAIDLLQGMGANVVMPELQPDAFPLWDSTMLVLSIAAMVLMTRKYVENWLLWVVIDVISVVIYAIQGVYAMSLEYILLTAIAVMGSYTWIHSARRHGSRPLASLA
- a CDS encoding GNAT family N-acetyltransferase, yielding MTIVPLDETMMRLWVGLRAQLAPQTPLSQQWLEGCALLDAEPFMAFLALGQQGEGLGFIELALQADTLHRQAPAQLRLGCLFVLPERRLQGVATELVAVACAWGRQHGCDELVSEVSLDDRGQQQMHQALGFTPGARRVRYRLPLA
- a CDS encoding nucleoside phosphorylase, with protein sequence MELQPHIRLSRAMTQARYALLPGDPQRVEHVARFLDDVEPLGQNREYRALRGYFHGIEILVLSTGIGGPSTAIAVEELRRIGVDTLIRIGSCGALQDAMALGDLVIANAAVRDEGTSHAYAPAAYPACADQGLVELLRREAARLGYPAHCGYVRSHDSFYTDREMQLDAEWSARGILAADMETAPLMVVGALRGLRTASILNVVVTHNAELEQGINDYQQQEACSLRGEAREIELALHAIRLDHNKEN
- a CDS encoding adenosine deaminase family protein codes for the protein MPATQTITWTEFLTQFPKVDLHYHLLGGVRLTTMRDLARRAGVALSEQEAKSFYRRYQAETGQAKGGIAALNFLYPLLRSPQDYYRVMLEVAEDAAATGVRHLELFWNPSDTPLPYDEVTAALAQGLADAARRWEIHALFLPAINREKSPEEAVRMVETVLAHPHPLVAGIGIDYREHDAPIEHFWKAYRLAQHGGLRLTGHCSEFGLHWRNVESGLDLLQLERIDHGYSIIDNPALLARYARAGIPFTVVPSNTYFLKCWPDHDDWRRHHPIRRMAQAGLTLIPATDDWHMHDTNGAECYRVMVEEFGFDLDGVRHLLANGIDACWQPEALKTRWRAQWLAEFDALRARLEREPSPEAGHHLIYQPHHGE